One genomic window of Vibrio mangrovi includes the following:
- a CDS encoding Gfo/Idh/MocA family protein, with amino-acid sequence MSRANINAVIIGTGMIAHVHFRSLKAAGVNVVGLVDANREQAEAVAKSWQVRVFDNAQEAFDSEEVNVIHVCTPNRFHYELAKGALIAGKHVICEKPLATTLEDALELKALAEQHNVVHAVPFVYRYHPMVREAKALIESGETGALHLIHGSYLQDWLLDQTDNNWRVDPKQGGASRAFADIGSHWCDLVEWITGERFVELVANFHTAQSERNSDTAETFSSHHTTDENAEKVKVTTEDIATLLMRTNKNTPATLTVSQVSAGRKNRLWFEIDASEQSIEFDQETPEQLWVSTRKSRSLLVRDPSQGSDEQKRLSLTPAGHAQGYSHCFDAFIKDVYDTILGESPLGVPTFTDGLRAARLIDASLRSVKEKRWVSVE; translated from the coding sequence ATGAGCAGAGCGAACATTAATGCGGTCATCATCGGAACCGGTATGATCGCGCATGTACACTTTCGTTCACTGAAAGCAGCGGGTGTCAATGTGGTCGGTTTGGTCGATGCGAACCGGGAACAGGCAGAAGCAGTTGCTAAATCATGGCAAGTGCGTGTTTTTGATAATGCACAGGAAGCCTTTGATTCAGAAGAAGTTAATGTCATTCATGTTTGTACACCAAACCGATTTCATTACGAACTCGCCAAGGGGGCACTGATAGCAGGTAAACATGTCATCTGCGAAAAGCCACTGGCAACAACTCTTGAAGATGCGCTGGAACTGAAAGCACTGGCAGAACAGCATAATGTGGTTCATGCAGTTCCATTCGTCTACCGTTATCACCCGATGGTCCGGGAGGCCAAAGCCCTGATCGAATCAGGAGAAACCGGTGCGTTACATTTGATACATGGTAGTTATCTTCAGGACTGGTTACTGGATCAAACCGATAATAACTGGCGGGTTGACCCGAAACAGGGTGGCGCATCACGTGCATTCGCCGATATTGGCAGCCACTGGTGTGATTTGGTTGAGTGGATCACGGGCGAGCGTTTTGTCGAACTTGTTGCCAACTTCCATACAGCGCAGTCAGAACGCAACAGCGATACAGCAGAAACATTCAGCAGCCACCACACCACCGATGAAAATGCCGAAAAGGTCAAAGTCACAACCGAAGACATCGCCACACTGCTGATGCGAACCAACAAAAATACACCGGCAACTCTCACCGTCAGTCAGGTTTCAGCCGGACGAAAAAACCGTCTGTGGTTTGAGATCGACGCCAGTGAACAAAGTATCGAATTCGATCAGGAAACACCGGAACAACTATGGGTCAGCACTCGTAAATCGAGATCGTTACTGGTCCGTGATCCCAGTCAGGGCTCTGATGAACAAAAACGTCTCTCTCTGACTCCGGCCGGTCACGCTCAGGGGTACAGTCACTGCTTTGATGCCTTCATCAAAGATGTCTACGACACCATTCTGGGTGAATCACCTTTGGGGGTTCCAACGTTTACGGATGGTCTGCGGGCTGCCCGACTCATTGACGCATCATTGCGCTCAGTGAAAGAGAAACGGTGGGTTTCTGTCGAATAA
- a CDS encoding LacI family DNA-binding transcriptional regulator translates to MRPSVADVAKYAGVSTATVSRVLNDSPSIRPHTREKVQQAIEALGYKLPGTPGSKVVGTKPVMVLVPDINNPFYSGIVTGIEVAAREKNYSVMLTNTQGESWVELRYLDMLEQNQVCGVISLDPMNEQMKLPGKISKLPWINCSEYVPDSDVAYVSIDHKQAAQDAVLYLVSQGHTKIAMVNSDERYIYARQRREGYEAAMESAGLTIEPGYLQAIGGIDYPLGELAARRLLTLQNPPTAIFAVSDTLAIGVMKAVFRIGKKIPDDVAVIGFDDIPIADMFEPSLTTISQPTFEMGQTAMKMLIQRIEGLDVTSKQINHSLIIRDSA, encoded by the coding sequence ATGCGTCCATCCGTCGCTGATGTGGCAAAGTATGCAGGGGTTTCAACTGCAACTGTTTCCCGGGTTCTGAATGACAGCCCGTCGATACGGCCACATACCAGAGAAAAGGTCCAGCAAGCTATTGAAGCTCTGGGCTATAAATTACCCGGAACTCCGGGATCGAAAGTTGTCGGTACCAAACCTGTGATGGTTTTGGTTCCTGATATCAATAACCCTTTTTACAGTGGAATCGTCACCGGAATTGAAGTTGCTGCCCGGGAGAAAAACTACTCTGTCATGTTGACCAATACCCAGGGAGAAAGCTGGGTTGAACTTCGTTATCTGGATATGCTTGAACAGAATCAGGTATGCGGTGTGATTAGTCTGGATCCAATGAATGAACAGATGAAACTGCCGGGAAAAATCAGCAAACTGCCCTGGATTAACTGCTCGGAATATGTCCCTGATTCAGATGTTGCCTACGTCAGCATTGACCATAAACAAGCGGCACAAGATGCAGTTCTCTATTTGGTTTCTCAGGGACATACGAAGATTGCCATGGTGAATTCTGACGAACGTTATATCTATGCCCGGCAACGGCGGGAAGGTTATGAGGCAGCAATGGAAAGCGCAGGATTAACCATTGAACCGGGTTATCTTCAGGCCATCGGCGGTATCGACTATCCGTTGGGAGAGCTTGCTGCCAGACGTTTGCTGACACTGCAAAATCCCCCGACTGCAATATTTGCAGTGTCCGATACACTGGCGATTGGGGTGATGAAAGCCGTTTTCCGCATCGGGAAGAAAATTCCTGATGATGTGGCCGTGATCGGTTTTGATGACATTCCAATTGCAGATATGTTTGAACCTTCACTGACCACTATTTCTCAGCCGACATTTGAAATGGGACAAACCGCAATGAAAATGCTGATCCAGCGCATTGAAGGGCTGGACGTGACTTCTAAACAGATTAACCATTCTTTAATTATCCGGGATTCTGCTTAG
- the glk gene encoding glucokinase — protein MPYQFALIGDIGGTNARLALCELATGKVSHARTYACAEYPSLESVIQHYIGESEAEIKQACIAIACPVQGDWISMTNHSWQFSVGTLQSNLGLETFKVINDFTAVSMAIPVLSESDVVKIGPGTAVQGKPIAIYGAGTGLGVAHLLQAGNEWLSLPGEGGHVDFAPGSQEEDRILAELRKAFGRVSAERCLSGQGIVNLYHSLVRADGREPEAYEPKDIVENALEDSQADCKKALELFCVLMGRFAGNLALNMGTFGGVYIAGGVVPRFVEFFLNSGFRAAFEDKGRFNTYLQDIPVFLITHKEPGLLGAGAYLRQSLGLSLSHQ, from the coding sequence ATGCCCTATCAATTTGCTTTGATTGGCGACATTGGTGGAACAAACGCCCGGCTGGCGTTGTGTGAACTTGCTACAGGGAAAGTCAGTCACGCAAGAACATATGCCTGTGCCGAGTATCCCAGTCTTGAATCGGTGATACAGCATTATATTGGAGAATCAGAAGCGGAAATTAAACAAGCCTGTATTGCGATTGCATGCCCGGTTCAGGGCGACTGGATTTCAATGACCAATCATAGCTGGCAATTTTCAGTCGGGACACTCCAGAGTAATCTCGGTCTTGAGACCTTTAAGGTCATCAACGATTTTACGGCGGTGTCGATGGCAATTCCGGTTCTGAGCGAATCCGATGTTGTTAAAATCGGTCCGGGAACCGCGGTTCAGGGGAAACCGATCGCAATCTATGGTGCCGGTACGGGGCTGGGGGTTGCACATTTGCTGCAGGCTGGTAATGAATGGCTGAGTCTTCCCGGTGAAGGTGGGCATGTTGATTTTGCACCCGGCAGTCAGGAAGAAGATCGCATTTTAGCAGAGTTACGTAAAGCGTTTGGCCGGGTCTCTGCTGAACGTTGTCTTTCCGGACAGGGGATTGTGAATCTTTACCACAGTCTTGTGCGTGCTGACGGCCGTGAGCCGGAAGCGTATGAACCGAAGGATATTGTTGAAAACGCACTGGAAGACAGTCAGGCGGACTGTAAGAAGGCTCTGGAACTGTTTTGTGTGCTGATGGGGCGTTTTGCCGGTAATCTGGCACTGAATATGGGAACCTTTGGCGGTGTTTATATTGCCGGTGGTGTTGTTCCCCGGTTTGTTGAGTTTTTCCTCAATTCCGGATTCCGGGCGGCTTTTGAAGACAAAGGACGGTTCAACACATATTTACAGGATATTCCTGTATTCCTGATCACCCACAAAGAGCCGGGATTACTCGGTGCCGGTGCTTATCTGAGACAGTCACTAGGGCTTTCTCTTTCCCACCAATAA
- a CDS encoding alpha/beta fold hydrolase, whose product MNGKKASVCSDMILIRGLFRGKYHWGIFPDVLQSRFPHKNIILADIAGCGERSAERSPNTIEGMVESIRARLKPAGKIDIISISMGGMIALKWAELYPEEVGHLVCINTSTKEFTPFYQRLLPKNYLKIIRALFSKPATREALIYSMISNQPLNTDIVKHWTLLNHRYPMQRMNFVRQLTASLTFSGKQPDCRLLFISSLKDRLVSYKATQAMAMHWQADFISNPDDGHDIPLDNPIWLCEQLARWLSECE is encoded by the coding sequence ATGAACGGAAAAAAAGCATCGGTGTGTTCCGATATGATTTTGATCCGGGGATTATTCCGGGGAAAATATCACTGGGGGATATTTCCGGATGTGTTACAAAGCCGTTTCCCACACAAGAATATTATTCTGGCCGATATCGCCGGATGTGGTGAACGCTCTGCGGAACGTTCACCCAATACAATTGAAGGCATGGTTGAAAGTATCCGTGCCCGCCTGAAACCAGCCGGAAAAATCGACATTATTTCTATATCAATGGGAGGTATGATTGCCCTGAAATGGGCGGAACTGTATCCGGAAGAAGTCGGGCATCTGGTTTGCATCAATACCAGCACCAAAGAGTTCACACCATTCTATCAACGCTTATTGCCAAAGAATTACCTGAAAATCATTCGGGCGCTGTTCTCAAAGCCGGCAACACGGGAAGCATTGATTTATTCTATGATTTCCAACCAGCCACTCAACACAGATATCGTGAAACACTGGACATTACTCAATCACCGTTATCCGATGCAGCGCATGAATTTCGTTCGTCAGCTCACCGCATCGCTGACTTTTAGCGGGAAACAACCTGACTGCCGTCTGTTGTTCATTTCTTCCCTGAAAGATCGTCTGGTCAGCTATAAGGCAACTCAGGCTATGGCGATGCACTGGCAGGCCGATTTTATCAGCAACCCGGATGACGGGCATGATATTCCTTTAGATAATCCGATATGGTTGTGTGAACAACTGGCCCGGTGGCTGTCAGAATGTGAATAA
- a CDS encoding PqiA/YebS family transporter subunit — MSDVDFHEYATACDHCDWVNVISPMRAGDQLHCARCGHTIITLHPNAASQLLSNGCSAALMFIMSLCFVFLGFSSSGTSQQITLLDCIYSLMGEHYISLGIIVTLTLLVLPIVYLTAVILIALAMRKGRIRRSYYGLLHTLSALQPWLMVDVFLLGGLVALVKLHSLADIQLGLSFWAFCAFTILLVRTASFVDKRWIWYRLCGPAPEVAVRQASALSQGLKGCQYCGALVPEQKHKCQRCHHVLHHRKKGSLGNTLALLMAACALYVPANLFPIMITTFLGRSEPSTIMGGVILLWGLKSYLVAMVILVASILVPVAKILALFWLCWQTRFHSAGLLQQKQTQRIYQMTEFVGRWSMVDVFVVAILSALVQLGAVMNIIPGVAAISFAAVVILTMLAAMSFDSRLLWDKSEEITI; from the coding sequence ATGAGTGATGTAGATTTCCACGAATATGCAACAGCTTGTGATCACTGTGACTGGGTGAATGTGATTTCACCGATGCGGGCAGGAGATCAACTGCACTGTGCCCGTTGCGGGCATACTATTATTACCTTACATCCCAATGCCGCATCACAATTGTTAAGCAACGGATGTTCGGCGGCACTGATGTTTATCATGTCGCTGTGTTTTGTGTTTCTGGGATTTTCTTCAAGCGGCACCAGCCAGCAGATCACCCTGCTGGACTGTATCTACAGCCTGATGGGTGAGCACTATATTTCCCTCGGTATTATTGTCACACTGACCTTACTGGTTTTGCCGATCGTTTATCTGACGGCGGTGATTTTGATTGCTTTGGCCATGCGGAAAGGGAGAATCCGCCGGAGCTATTACGGACTGCTACACACATTGAGTGCATTACAACCCTGGCTGATGGTTGATGTTTTTCTGTTGGGTGGTCTGGTCGCTTTAGTTAAACTGCATAGTCTGGCGGATATCCAGCTGGGATTGTCCTTTTGGGCTTTTTGCGCCTTTACTATTCTGCTGGTCAGGACGGCTTCATTTGTCGATAAACGCTGGATCTGGTACCGATTATGTGGACCGGCTCCAGAAGTGGCTGTCCGTCAGGCCTCGGCATTATCTCAGGGGCTGAAAGGGTGCCAGTATTGTGGTGCTCTGGTTCCGGAACAGAAACATAAGTGTCAGCGTTGCCATCATGTTTTGCATCACCGTAAAAAAGGAAGTCTGGGCAATACGCTTGCTTTATTAATGGCTGCCTGCGCTTTATACGTTCCTGCCAATCTGTTCCCGATCATGATTACCACATTTCTGGGCAGAAGCGAGCCATCAACCATCATGGGTGGTGTCATTTTATTATGGGGACTGAAATCATATCTGGTGGCTATGGTGATTCTGGTTGCGAGTATTCTGGTACCGGTGGCAAAAATTCTGGCACTGTTCTGGTTATGCTGGCAAACCCGTTTCCATTCTGCCGGTTTGCTTCAGCAAAAGCAGACACAACGAATCTATCAGATGACAGAATTTGTCGGGCGCTGGTCGATGGTTGATGTGTTTGTGGTTGCTATTTTGTCGGCACTGGTCCAGCTTGGTGCTGTGATGAATATTATTCCCGGCGTTGCAGCAATCTCTTTTGCTGCTGTTGTTATTCTGACGATGCTTGCTGCAATGTCGTTTGATTCCCGGTTGCTTTGGGACAAATCTGAGGAGATCACCATTTGA